In the Paenibacillus sp. FSL R7-0337 genome, ATTTGCTGCAGAGCGGGAGTTAGTTGGATAAATGACACTTATTCAGGTCTGAAGCTGCAGAAGGATGAGGTCTGGGCAGAATTAGATGCTGTAAATCCAACTAATTTCTGTACAGATGCGTAATCAGGATAATTAAGTGTAGAAAATCCAACTAAAGTATCCGTGCCGATGAGCCGTTGAGGCGTAAAGGGTTGCCGAAGCGCTGAAGGCTCGTTAGCGTGACAAATTTGCTTGAAATTCGTTTGGATATGTGTTGAAAAGTAAGCATAAGGTGTATGAAGGAACGGGGAACAGGCTGACTGCCCCGTTCTTTTCCCTTTTTGTGGAGGTGTGCAGGTAATGTTCAAACTAGTCAAAAGAGGCCGGGGAAGGCTGGCTCCGCTGCTTCTCCTGCTGATGGTGCTGCTGCTCTCCGGCTGCTCCTCTGCGCAGCCGGATGAGGCAGGCGGCGGCACACAGCCGCCCGCCGGGACCCCGGCCGCGCAGACGCCGCGGCCTGGAGACGAAGCGGCTCCGCTGCCGGGAGCCGCTGAGGGCACTGCCGTACCATCCGCCCCTGCGGAAGGTACGGCAGCTCCAGCGCAGGCGGGCAGGGGCGAGCCCGCCAAGCCGGCGTCGCCAAGCGCAGCGGCGACGCAACCATCGGCGGGCGCAAGCGAGCCCGCCAAGTCCTCGGTGTCGCCAAGCGCAGCGGCGACGCAACCATCGGCGGGCGCAAGCGAGCCCGCCAAGCCCCAAGCGTCGCCAGGCGCAGCGGCGACGCAGCCAACGGCGGGCGTAAGCGAGCCCGCCAAGCCGGCGTCGCCAAGCGCAGCGGCGACGCAACCATCGGCGGCCACACCCAAGCCGCCGACCCCCAAGCCCGCTCCGGCGGCTACGGCCAAGCCCGCTCCGGCGGTTACGGCCAAGCCGCCAGCCGCCACGCGCTCCCCGGCAGCCACGCCCAAGCCGGACAACGTGGTCACCCTCTCCATCACCGGAGATGAGGAGCATGGTGTGATTCTGGCCGCCGCCCAGTATGAGATCAAGAAGGGCGAGAGTGTGCTGGACCTGCTGAAGCGGATTACGCGGGGGCAGAAGATCCAGATGGAATATCAGGGCAGCAAGGCATTTGCTTACGTGGAAGGTATAGATAATTTGTACGAGAATGATCACGGGTCAGAGAGCGGGTGGATGTACAAGGTCAATGGAGAATTTCCGTCCAAGGCTGCGGGCAGCTGGATCGTCGAGCCCGGGGATAACATCGAGTGGCTGTATACGCTTGATCTAGGCAAAGACCTGGGGGCCAAAGCACCATGAGCAGCGGCTTCCGTTCCATGCATCCGGTAGTAGCCCTGCTGTATTATGCAGGGCTGCTGCTGTTCACTCTGATGATCTTCCATCCGTTATTTCTGGCTACAGAGATAGCCGGACTGCTGGTGTTGCTGCTATTGCAGGGACAAGGGAGGCTGCTTGTGCGCGGCTTGCCTTTTATGCTGCTGATGACAGCTTCCGTGGCCTTGCTGAACCCGATGTTCTCGCATAGAGGAGCGCATATTCTGTTCTACTGGTTGGATCAGCCTATTACACTGGAAGCTGTGCTGTATGGACTGATGATGATGACAATGCTGCTAACCATTTTTATCTGGTTTATATCCTACAATTACACGGTGACTACAGATAAATTCATGTACCTGTTCGCGGCGGCTGCGCCGAGAACAGCGCTGCTGACGCTGATGGCCATCCGGTTCGTGCCGCTGTTCCAGCGGCGGCTGCGCCAGATTACGCTGATCCAGCGTCTGCGCGGGGTAGATACCGGTACGGGAAGCCTTAAGAAAAGAATGACTGACGGAATGACGCTGCTCAAAGTGCTGCTGACCTGGTCGCTGGAGGAAGCCCTCCAGACTGGAGACTCCATGTCAGCCCGTGGTTACGGCAGCACCAAACGCAGCACTTACACGATATACAAGGCCGATTTGCAGGATAAGCTGGTGATGCTGCTGTTAACTGTTAGCGGTGTGGTTACGCTGCTGTTCTGGGTGCAGGGCTACGGCAAGCTGGAGATCTATCCCCGGATGAGACCGGCGGACTTCGGCTGGCAGGAGGCCGTCATGTACGGCAGCTTCTGCCTGTTCGTGCTCATTCCTGCGGGGCTGGAAGGAAAGGAGAAATGGTTATGGAGATCCTCAAAGCACAGCAGTTATCCTTCCGATACCCTGAAGAAAACAGGGACACACTCCATGAGCTATCGTTCGTCATAGAAGAGGGTGAATTTGTCGTGCTCTGCGGCCCGTCCGGCAGCGGCAAAACCACCCTGCTGCGCCATCTGAAGCGGGAGCTCGCCCCGGTAGGTTCAATCAGCGGAACCTTGACCTACAAAGGGAAACCTCTATCCGGGCTTCCGGCAGCGGTGGCTGCCGGGGAGATCGGGATGGTCTTCCAGAACCCGGATGCACAGATAGTGATGGATACGGTCTGGCATGAGCTGGCCTTCTCCATGGAGAATCTGGGGCTACCGCCTGCTGTCATGCGGACCCGGCTGGCAGAGATCTGTGGCTTGTTCGGGCTGGAGCCGCTGCTTTACCGTCCGGTACATGAGCTGTCAGGCGGACAAAAGCAGCTAATGAACCTGGCCTCAGTGCTGCTGCTTCAGCCCAAGGTGCTGCTGCTTGATGAGCCAACCTCCCAGCTTGATCCCGTTGCTGCGCGGGAATTCATTATGGCGCTGCAGCGGCTGAACGAGGAGATGGCGGTCACGGTGATCATCAGCGAGCACAGGCTGGAGGAGGTGCTGCCGCTGGCTGATCGGGTGCTGATGCTGGAAGACGGCAAGCTGCTGGCAGATGCCGCTCCCCGCTTGTTCGCCCGGCAGACCGGCAGCGGGGCCTTGACCTCGGCTGGACGTTACCTGTCAGCCGCTTCACGCCTGCACTTGTCGCTCTCTCCGGAAGCAGATTCGACTGCGCCGGAGAATATTCCGCTGACCGTGCGTGAGGGCAGACGCTGGATACATTCCCTGCTGGCTAGAACGGACGCTGCCGCAGGCTTAGAACTTGTTAATAACTTGAATAGTCCCGACGTACCAGCCCCCCTAACTTCCCGCGTAATATCTGCTCAAGGGGCGTCTTCATCCCCAATCCCCGCCGCATCGTCTCTGCTCACCTGCCGCGAAGTGACCTTCCGGTATGAGAAGGAGGGCCGGGAGGTCCTCAGGAAGCTCTCGCTGACACTCAAGCAGGGGGAGCTCCTGGCAGTCATGGGCGGGAACGGCGCAGGCAAGTCCACCCTGCTGCATGTGCTGAACGGGCTGATGAAGCCGCAGCGCGGCAAAATAGAGCTGGCCAAAGGCAAGACTACCGGCCTGCTGGCGCAGAATCCGCTGCTCTATTTCAGTTATGATACAGTGGCTGAGGAGTTACAGCATATGGGCAGCTACGCCGGGTTATCCCCTGAGGCAGCAGAAAGCCGGATTGAGGCTTTACTCGAAGTGTTCCAGCTCCGGGAGGTGCTGCAGAGTCATCCGCATGATCTCAGCGGCGGGCAGCAGCAGCAGACCGCGCTTGCCATGATGCTGCTCATGAAGCCGGATATTCTGCTGCTGGATGAGCCGACCAAGGGGCTTGATCCAGCCGCCAAAGACAGGCTGGCCGCCCTGCTTCAGCAATTGCGCGGGCAAGGGATCAGTATTCTTATCGTAACGCATGATGTAGAGTTCGCGGCTAGGCATGCTACGCGCTGCGCGCTCCTGTTCGACGGGGGAATTACGGCGGAGGGCACACCGGCTGAGTTCTTCAGCAACAATTACTTCTATACCACGGCAGTCAACCGGATGGTGCGGGACTGGCTGCCGCAGGCATTGACCATAGAGGATGTGATTCGCGCATGGCCCGCTTCCGCGTACCGCTGATAATTGCCCTGGGACTCTTCATCGCCGGGCTTGCGCTTACCGCAGCATTCACTGACCGGCATTATGTACTGCTTAGCGTGGTGCTGCTGCTGGCTGCGCTCCTGCCGCTGTTCATCCGGCTGGAGCGCCGGCCGCTACAGTCCCGTGAACTCGTGCTGCTGGCGGTGTTGTCAGCCATCGCTGCGGTCAGCCGGATACCTTTTGCCGCGCTTCCCGGGGTGAAGCCTGTGTCGGCCGTTGTCATCCTCTCCGCTTATGTCTTCGGGGCAGAGGCGGGATTCGTCATCGGTGCAGTTGCTGCGCTGGTCTCCAATATTTACTTCGGGCAAGGGCCCTGGACGCCATGGCAGATGTTCGCCTGGGGCATGACCGGACTTACAGCCGGGTGGCTGCGGAGGAGCTGGCTATTGCGTAAGCGGGCCGGA is a window encoding:
- a CDS encoding energy-coupling factor transporter transmembrane component T, translating into MSSGFRSMHPVVALLYYAGLLLFTLMIFHPLFLATEIAGLLVLLLLQGQGRLLVRGLPFMLLMTASVALLNPMFSHRGAHILFYWLDQPITLEAVLYGLMMMTMLLTIFIWFISYNYTVTTDKFMYLFAAAAPRTALLTLMAIRFVPLFQRRLRQITLIQRLRGVDTGTGSLKKRMTDGMTLLKVLLTWSLEEALQTGDSMSARGYGSTKRSTYTIYKADLQDKLVMLLLTVSGVVTLLFWVQGYGKLEIYPRMRPADFGWQEAVMYGSFCLFVLIPAGLEGKEKWLWRSSKHSSYPSDTLKKTGTHSMSYRSS
- a CDS encoding ECF transporter S component; the protein is MARFRVPLIIALGLFIAGLALTAAFTDRHYVLLSVVLLLAALLPLFIRLERRPLQSRELVLLAVLSAIAAVSRIPFAALPGVKPVSAVVILSAYVFGAEAGFVIGAVAALVSNIYFGQGPWTPWQMFAWGMTGLTAGWLRRSWLLRKRAGLLVFGFIWGFLFGWIMNIWVLLSLPDAFSWRLVAVTFAASFYFDLAHALSNVFFLAVLAGGWTKVLQRFHKKYGLLQEGMEL
- a CDS encoding ABC transporter ATP-binding protein encodes the protein MEILKAQQLSFRYPEENRDTLHELSFVIEEGEFVVLCGPSGSGKTTLLRHLKRELAPVGSISGTLTYKGKPLSGLPAAVAAGEIGMVFQNPDAQIVMDTVWHELAFSMENLGLPPAVMRTRLAEICGLFGLEPLLYRPVHELSGGQKQLMNLASVLLLQPKVLLLDEPTSQLDPVAAREFIMALQRLNEEMAVTVIISEHRLEEVLPLADRVLMLEDGKLLADAAPRLFARQTGSGALTSAGRYLSAASRLHLSLSPEADSTAPENIPLTVREGRRWIHSLLARTDAAAGLELVNNLNSPDVPAPLTSRVISAQGASSSPIPAASSLLTCREVTFRYEKEGREVLRKLSLTLKQGELLAVMGGNGAGKSTLLHVLNGLMKPQRGKIELAKGKTTGLLAQNPLLYFSYDTVAEELQHMGSYAGLSPEAAESRIEALLEVFQLREVLQSHPHDLSGGQQQQTALAMMLLMKPDILLLDEPTKGLDPAAKDRLAALLQQLRGQGISILIVTHDVEFAARHATRCALLFDGGITAEGTPAEFFSNNYFYTTAVNRMVRDWLPQALTIEDVIRAWPASAYR
- a CDS encoding DUF4430 domain-containing protein, which gives rise to MFKLVKRGRGRLAPLLLLLMVLLLSGCSSAQPDEAGGGTQPPAGTPAAQTPRPGDEAAPLPGAAEGTAVPSAPAEGTAAPAQAGRGEPAKPASPSAAATQPSAGASEPAKSSVSPSAAATQPSAGASEPAKPQASPGAAATQPTAGVSEPAKPASPSAAATQPSAATPKPPTPKPAPAATAKPAPAVTAKPPAATRSPAATPKPDNVVTLSITGDEEHGVILAAAQYEIKKGESVLDLLKRITRGQKIQMEYQGSKAFAYVEGIDNLYENDHGSESGWMYKVNGEFPSKAAGSWIVEPGDNIEWLYTLDLGKDLGAKAP